TAAGCGCGTGATGGGTACGCCGGCAATGCGGGAAGAAAACCAGTCCAGAATGTCAAAAAGTTCGAGCACACTGAGGTCATTGCTGTTTTCGAGAAGGCTTTGAAGCTCGGTACGGGTCTTTTCCAGCAAAACCAGCTCTTCCTTTCGGTTGCGAATTCCCCCGGCTTTTTTGAAAAATTGCGTGACCAACCGCATAAAGGGCGTCATCGCCTTGTGTTCCCTGAGATAGTGAATCGTGCCTGGAATCTGCTGCTCCACCACATCGAGATGCCCCAGACTATAATGCGCGACCAAAAACAGAATCCAAGAGTAGAAATGGAGATCGGGTCTGCTCGATTCAAGTTTACCATCGCGCAAACTCAAAATCCAGGGTATTGCCTCCGAATTGCGGTCCACGGTGAGGAGGAAAGCGCCTGTGATGTGTCGCAACTCCATGTTGTCGGTTTTGCTGAGTTTTTCCTTGAACCTTCGCAAGCCCTCCTTGATCGATTCGACGGCTACCAACCCATTTTTTTCGTCGAGGCGCTTCTGTGCATAAACCAACTGAAGTTTCCAGTACCGCGAAAATAACAAGGCTTCTGAATCGCCGGTCTTGAGGTTCTTTCGAATGGTTTTGAGCTTTTCCGCGGCCTCCATCGCCGAGGCATATTCATTGAAGGCGATCGAGTGCAAGCCCAATTCCGTGATGGTATTGATGTAGACAAGCAACTTGCCGGGGTCAGCCATCAGAAACTCGTTTTCTTCCAAAATTTCAATGATCCGTTGGGCAAAGTATTTCCAGCCGGTGTCGCGCCCCTGAATGCTGTAAAGGTGGTTCCAAGTCCTGAAAAAATACAGCTTGGCGGTGATGGACCTGCATTCGGACTCATCTTGGAGGAGTTGATGGGTCAAAATGGAATTGACCATGGTCATGCGGATGTTCATCGGCACTTTTTGTGCGATGGAAGCTGTGTCAAAAAGGTCGCGGTACCGTTGCAGGTTTTGCTCCAACTCTTTTACCCAGGCTTCTTTGTTGCGCAAGACGCGCAGCAGGTCCAGGTATTCCTCCGGTGGAAGAAAGTTGCGGGCAATTTCCCGCTGAATGTCGTGGAGGTCCAACAATTTGCGGTAAGCTTCCAGCTTTTCTGCAAGTTTGACGGCCCGGTTCACGCGCGCCATCGCTTGCTTGTGCAAACTTTTTTTGACGAGAATCGTGATTTGTTGGCGGTATCGGTCAAATTCAGTTTCGATCGATTGGTGGTGCGGCAATTCGCAGAGGACTTCCAGAAGCCTGTCGTAGAGGTTGCTCTTGGCAATGGAAAAATTGTTCAGTGTCTTGGTTCCTTGAAATTGGGCCTTGGCCTTTTCCTCGTCAAAAGACTCCATCCCGTGCAGAATGTCAAAGACCTTCAAATAGACGTGGTCGCCTTGGCGTTTCATGATCTCGGCCTTGAAGGCTTTCACCTCCTTTTCGGTGAGTGACTTTACCAAATCATATAGATCCGACTTCGGCGTCATGATATTGTAGATTATTAGAACAATTGCTGAATATGGACGAAAATACGAGTAAAATTCGAGAATATGGGTGTATAAAATATAAGAATGAGGCGCATTTTGATTGTTGAAAACTGCAAACCCGCCTACATTTGCCTCAAGATCATTGGATCTGCTCACGCCTAGGAAGGCATCAGAGACCGTTCTTTATCTAAAATCTGAACAAGATTTAGCAAAAAGAAAAAGTGAATGCAGTTGCTTTGAGTGTCTGCAAAATAGTGAAGATAGTGACTCCCCTCGCCGCAAGCTTGGGGAGTTTTTTTTATGCTGCGCCTTTGTTTCCCACCTTTTCTGTCCGAAAGCCATCCTCGAGAACGGAATAGAATCAGGGAAATTCGACTTTAGTAAGAATAGTAGCGCTTTTGTGAGCTTTTTAACTCAAATGGGCGGTATTCGAACAGATAAAGTTTATTAGAATAGTGCCAATTTTCATTTTTACATTCTTATCTCTGCCTTATACTTGTAACAGAATTAGAGAATGATCACGCTCGTGATCAAATCTGACGATTAAGCGTTCTTTTTTTGGCAATTGGCTTTAGACATAGTTTTAGAAAGGGTGATTAACCCTGATGAATCGTTCTTTTAGCTTTCCTCTCTTAGAGAAATAAACTCCTCCATAAATCTCGTATTTGTGGGGGAGTTTTGTTTTTGAGCAATTGTGAATCGTTTTTCTGGATGGAAAGATGACCCTGCGAATTGTCCCAAATGTCTAAGCATCAAGATACGGAGCCTTCAGGAACTGAATTTGAGCAACTTTTGGTGCTTGCAAAAGGCTACCCACCATTTCCACCATTTCCCGCAGCAAAAAATGGCAAAATTCCCATTCATCGAGAAAGCCAAACGAATCCCATTGGATAGGGTGGTGAGCAGCAAACGAAAATTTACGGTCACCCAATGTGAGCTGCAAGTCCTTGCCGTTCACGGGACAAAAGCGGCCTTCTTGGGAGAGGCTGTCGCGGTAGATTTGCCATAACGTAAGCAGGCTTGCCTCGCCCTTTGATTCCGTCAGTCCCAACAACGACAAAAACACCGAACCTAAGGGATACTTGGTTTTGATTGGATTTGCGGAGAGCGTATTCAGTAATTCTCGGAGTAGAAGATCCATTTGCCGCACCACATGCTGCACAAACCCCAATTGCATCAATTGCCTGATGGTCTTGTTATTGTTGGCAATAAGGCGTTTGTCAAAGGTATGGCTGAATTCAGGCTGCACTTCCCACCACGACAAGTCGTTGCCATGCGACCGAAGGTGCATCGCATTTACCAGCAGCGCATGCGCCTGCCCGCAAAGTTCCGACCAGAACACCGAACGGAAATCTGGGTGAAGATGTCGTTTGTTCCAGAAATTTCGTGGTTCCAGTACAATGTGATAGGCCTCCGCTGCAAAACGCACCATACGTTGCGCAGGAAAATTCCATTCATCCTTGGGATCATATTGACTGAAGTCGAAGTCTGGAATCCGCGTTGCCATGTTGTAATGGGTGATTTACCATTGCCGGTGAATAAAAAGCATATTGGAATGCGACTTGTTTCCGGCGAAACTATGCCTCGGAAGTCAACGCATCAATCATTTCAGCATGTGCCGGGTACGCTTCCAACAGCATTTGTCGACCTGCCAATTCGAAGTCTGCAAAATCAAATCCCGGAGCCATGGTACAGCCACACAATGCAAAACCCGATGCCACGCGCCCGGCAAACCAACTTCCTGCGGGCGCAATCAATTGCGGCATACAGCCTTTTGCATCTGACTTTCCCAACCATTTGGATTCCAAATCTCCATTCGGATGAATGAAAATCAGTTCCAGCGCATCTCCAGCGTAATGGTGCCAGATTTCATCCGTCGCCAACCGGTGGAAATGGGATGGCTTCTCCGCGGTGACCAAAAAATAGATGGCAGTGCTGGCATTCCGGCTGCCGATGTAGCCTTGCCCCAAACTGTCTTCCTGCAAAATTTCAGGGCTGCGAAACGTCTCCTTGAAATATCCACCTTCAGGATGCGCGATCAAACCCAGTCGGTCGATCCAGTATTCCGCATTTTGGGCCGCCATCAACGCAAAAGGGTGACAGCAAACACTTTTTGCTTGTCCTTTTCAGGAATGGCTTCGTCGCCGACGATTCGCACGGCCACATAGTAGACGCCTTCAGGTACGTCTGCGCCGGATCCTGTTTTTCCATTCCACATCGCATTCTTGTCGGTGGTATTGAAAATCTGCTTTCCCCAACGGTCATATACCGCGATTTGGTAAAAGGCATCCCCGTAGTAATTGAACAGCAATTCGTCGTTGATTCCATCGCCATTGGGTGTGAAGACATTGGGAATGACCAATGAATCGGCAACGATATTGACGGTGGCCGTGCCCCGGCAACCGCTTGTATCATAGCCCAATACCGTGTACAGGATCGACGAAGTCGGTGCAACAACAGGGTCCGGGCATGTGATACAATTGATGCTCGTATCGGGTGACCAGGTATAAAACATCGCCCCGATGGCTTGCAATTGCACGCTCTGTCCTGGATTGATCGTGATGTTGCTGGGGGAGGCCTGCACTTGCAATTGACTTACGGTCACGGCAACGGAAATCGTGCTGACACAACCGTTCGTGAGGTCGGTGACCAAGGCGGTGTAAACGTTGTTGACGTCGGGTGAAATGACAGGGTTGGCAATCGAATCATCGCTGATGTATCCTCCAGACGTGCTGAGCCATTCGACCAGATAGTTGCCCGAGCCGCCACTGATCTGCACATCCAGTTGGATGCTGTCGCCCAGACAGATCGTCGAGTCAGCCCAATGGTCAAGATCCAATTGGAAAACATCGATATGAATTGAATCAATGTAACCACAACCCGACAGGGAGTTGAAGCCCGAGAGGTAATAAGTGGTATCAACCGGTGGAGAAATCACCGGATTCGGAATCGTGGGGTCACTCACGCCAACTGCGGGCAACCAATTCCAGGTGTTGACACCTGAGGAGCCAAATGTGTTGGTAATGTTGATCACGCCGTTGTTGCAAACAAAGGTGTCGGGCATCGTGATGTCGATGGAGTCAGCGACATTGACGATCACATCCGAACTGACACTGGCTGTGCAGCCATTGGCATCGGTGACCGTTACGGTGAAAGTCGTGGTCAATTGTGGTGCAACCGTCACAGCTGCAGTCGTTTGGCTATTGCTCCAAGCATAGCTGTAGGGCGTTGTGCCGCCGGCTCCGGTAGCCGAAATCGTACTCGTTTGACCAGCACAAATCGTGTCAGGATTAGAAAAAGCTGTCACGGTTGGGGATGGCAAAACCGTAAGCGTGATGCTACCGACGGTGCTGCAACTGCTTTGATCGGTGACAGTCACCGAATAAGTCGTAGTGGCACTTGGATTCACTTGTATGGAGGCGGTAGTGCCACCTCCCGGGCTCCAAGCATAGGAATAGGAACCTGTACCGCCCGTTGCGGTTGCGGTCAATGTGGCAATCGACCCGTCACAAAGGGTATCCGGATTTGCGGACAAACTCACGTCGGGGGTGTCGACGGCTACCACTGCTACCGTCGCGGTGTCAGAACAGGACGCCATGCCAGATGTATCCACGACTACCAACTGATAGTTGACTGTGCCGGGCGTGACGGGTAGTACCCAAGGTTGGGCAGCAGTTGTTCCGCTCAAATTCGTATTGGGAGTCCATTGATAGGAATAGTCATTGTTGGGGGAGCCGCCCAGCTGAAATGAATCGCCTAGACAAATCGTCCCTGGATTGCCAGTATTTGCACTCGGGAAGGGTTCTACAAACACCGTGACCGTATCTCGGTCATTGCAGCCTGCAATGTTGGTCGCAAGTATGTTCAAGTTGTAGGGGAGTGGGATCAGACTCGTAAAAATCGGATTGGAAATGTTTTGATTGTTGATGATCGGAAAGCCTTGGCCCCAAAAGTAGGTAACCCCTCCTGATGCCTGCAATTGCAAGGGTTGACCGGGACAGGTTGCCGTATCCGGGCCAGCATTGGCAAAGTTGGCATCGACACAAATTACCTGGTTTTGACCGGGATTGCCGCTTGCGCCAGTAAATCCCCACCAAACGTTGCTGTTCCCGCCAAAAACGGTGTTGATCAGGTCGATGTTGGCATTCAACCGTAAGTTGGTCATCGTCGGATAAAAAATCCTGATGTTATTGGTTCCGGGAGTCCAGAGGACTCGGTACGTGCGGCAGGAGCTGTCATTGATGGATCCCCCGGAGGCAATTGCCGGTGTAGGACCTGCAAGCGCAGAGGTGAGAACTCCATTTTGGTGAATCGCGATATGGTTTTGATTGATGTCGGCAACCCCAGCGCCCTGATTGCCCCAGGTGTCCAGCTCAAATGCAATGCTT
The DNA window shown above is from Bacteroidota bacterium and carries:
- a CDS encoding gliding motility-associated C-terminal domain-containing protein, which gives rise to MRNLIGVFVLAFVMVFSVASPLKAQWHFPVIPGPSPNAATSLGGDCFLLTPQTANTRGVVWDSVQLDLNQPFDLSFSIMMGPSSLNFGADGIALVLQRQGLNAYGAGGNGLGFSEAVPPNAFYTSITPSIAFELDTWGNQGAGVADINQNHIAIHQNGVLTSALAGPTPAIASGGSINDSSCRTYRVLWTPGTNNIRIFYPTMTNLRLNANIDLINTVFGGNSNVWWGFTGASGNPGQNQVICVDANFANAGPDTATCPGQPLQLQASGGVTYFWGQGFPIINNQNISNPIFTSLIPLPYNLNILATNIAGCNDRDTVTVFVEPFPSANTGNPGTICLGDSFQLGGSPNNDYSYQWTPNTNLSGTTAAQPWVLPVTPGTVNYQLVVVDTSGMASCSDTATVAVVAVDTPDVSLSANPDTLCDGSIATLTATATGGTGSYSYAWSPGGGTTASIQVNPSATTTYSVTVTDQSSCSTVGSITLTVLPSPTVTAFSNPDTICAGQTSTISATGAGGTTPYSYAWSNSQTTAAVTVAPQLTTTFTVTVTDANGCTASVSSDVIVNVADSIDITMPDTFVCNNGVINITNTFGSSGVNTWNWLPAVGVSDPTIPNPVISPPVDTTYYLSGFNSLSGCGYIDSIHIDVFQLDLDHWADSTICLGDSIQLDVQISGGSGNYLVEWLSTSGGYISDDSIANPVISPDVNNVYTALVTDLTNGCVSTISVAVTVSQLQVQASPSNITINPGQSVQLQAIGAMFYTWSPDTSINCITCPDPVVAPTSSILYTVLGYDTSGCRGTATVNIVADSLVIPNVFTPNGDGINDELLFNYYGDAFYQIAVYDRWGKQIFNTTDKNAMWNGKTGSGADVPEGVYYVAVRIVGDEAIPEKDKQKVFAVTLLR
- a CDS encoding cupin domain-containing protein, which produces MAAQNAEYWIDRLGLIAHPEGGYFKETFRSPEILQEDSLGQGYIGSRNASTAIYFLVTAEKPSHFHRLATDEIWHHYAGDALELIFIHPNGDLESKWLGKSDAKGCMPQLIAPAGSWFAGRVASGFALCGCTMAPGFDFADFELAGRQMLLEAYPAHAEMIDALTSEA